A genomic segment from Aegilops tauschii subsp. strangulata cultivar AL8/78 chromosome 1, Aet v6.0, whole genome shotgun sequence encodes:
- the LOC141027074 gene encoding uncharacterized protein, with the protein MGDFAVKFRVRSKVDGFNWALVAVYGAAQPELKPEFLADLVRICGSEQLPILVGGDFNIIRRREEKNNDNFDGRWSFMFNTIIESLDLREIELSGKKFTWANSLPNPTYEKLDRVLASVEWEQKFPLVTVQALSRGFSDHTPLFVDSGEPNHVGNKNTFSFEMAWFEREGFLDLIAREWAKGVGGRTAVERWQNKIRSLRSFLRGWAKHLSGVYKIEKDRLLSLIQNLDVEAESTILMPAELQVKTEAEKRLKELLREEELKWALRAKVRKVVQGDANTQFFHLIANGKHRKKRIF; encoded by the coding sequence ATGGGCGACTTCGCGGTTAAGTTTCGAGTGaggtctaaggttgatggtttcAACTGGGCGTTGGTGGCGGTGTATGGTGCCGCACAGCCCGAGCTTAAACCGGAATTTTTGGCGGATCTTGTTCGGATTTGTGGGTCCGAGCAGCTTCCCATCTTAGTTGGGGGTGATTTCAACATCATTAGGAGGAGAGAGGAGAAGAATAATGATAACTTTGACGGCAGGTGGTCGTTCATGTTCAATACTATTATTGAAAGCTTGGATCTGAGGGAGATAGAGCTTTCTGGTAAAAAGTTTACCTGGGCTAACTCTTTGCCCAACCCGACTTACGAAAAGCTTGATCGCGTTCTTGCGAGTGTGGAGTGGGAACAGAAGTTCCCGCTTGTGACGGTTCAAGCTCTTTCACGGGGTTTTTCCGATCACACACCCCTGTTCGTTGACTCAGGGGAGCCGAACCACGTGGGAAACAAAAACACCTTTTCTTTTGAGATGGCCTGGTTCGAACGTGAAGGATTCCTCGACCTCATCGCTAGGGAATGGGCGAAGGGTGTTGGAGGTAGGACCGCGGTTGAGCGTTGGCAAAATAAGATTAGGAGCTTGAGAAGCTTCTTACGGGGTTGGGCTAAGCACCTTAGTGGGGTGTATAAGATTGAGAAGGACAGGCTCCTCTCTCTTATACAGAATCTGGACGTTGAGGCAGAATCCACGATTTTGATGCCTGCTGAGCTCCAGGTTAAAACTGAAGCAGAGAAGAGGTTGAAAGAACTTCTCCGCGAAGAAGAGTTGAAGTGGGCTTTGCGAGCTAAGGTTCGCAAAGTGGTCCAAGGGGACGCGAATACTCAATTCTTTCATCTGATTGCTAATGGTAAGCACAGAAAGAAGAGAATATTCTAA